The following DNA comes from Kaistia sp. 32K.
CGAGCGGGTCGGCCTGCTGAAGGGCCTGCCGCTCTCCGTCGTCGATACGGTGCTCGCGGAGCGCATCAAGCTGATGCCGGGCGGGCCGGAACTGATCCGCACCATGAAGGCGAACGGCGCCTATACCGCGCTGGTCTCGGGCGGCTTCACGCTGTTCACCGGCCCGGTCGCCGCCCAGATCGGCTTCGACGAGAACCGCGCCAACATCCTGAACCACGCCGACGGCGTTTTGACCGGCACGGTCGAGGAGCCGATCCTCGGCCAGGAAGCCAAGCTCTCGGCGCTGATGGATCTCGCCCGACGCCTCTCCCTTTCGAAGATCGAGACATTGGCCGTCGGCGACGGCGCCAATGATCTTGCAATGATCCGCGCCGCCGGCCTCGGCATCGCGTATCATGCGAAGCCGAAGGTCGCCGCCGAGGCCGCTGCCCGGGTCGACCACAACGATCTGACCGCCCTGCTCTTCGCCCAGGGCTATCGCCGGAGCGACTTCGCCGCATGAAGCCGATCGAGACGTCCCGCCTCCGCCTTCGCCGCTGGCAGGACGCCGACCGCGCGCCCTTCGCCGCGATGTGCGCCGATGCGGAAGTGATGGAATTCTTTCCACACGTGCTGAGCCGGGCGGAGTCGGATGCGCTCGTCGATCGGATCGAGGCGCATTGGGACGCGCGCGGCTATGGCAATTATGCGCTGGAAGAACGCTCGACCGGGGCCTTTGTCGGCATGACGGGTCTGTTCGACGTGTTTCCGGAAGCGCCTTTCGCCCCGTCGGTCGAGATCGGCTGGCGCCTCGCCCGGCCGTTCTGGCGCATGGGCTATGCGCGCGAGGCGGCGGAAGCGGTGCTCGCGGCGGCTTTCGCCGAGCACGATTTTCCGGAGATCGTCTCCTTCACGGCCAAGCTCAACACGCGCTCGGCCGGACTGATGCAGCGCCTCGGCATGACGAGGAATCCGGCCGACGATTTCGACCATCCGGGCATTGCGGAAGGCCATCCGCTGCGCCCGCATGTGCTCTACCGGCTGAAGCGGGAAGCGTTCGAGGGGCGGTAGGCCAGAAGCCCCTCACCCCAACCCTCTCCCGCAAGCGGTAGAGGGAGCCCCACTGCACTCGGTGTCCACGGTTCAGCCACACCGGCCCAAAGCCCTCACCCGCTTGCGGGAGAGGGTTGGGTGAGGGTCTTGCTTGCCAGCCGCAGAGACTCTCGCCGGCATCTCGCGAAGCAGGGTAAGGCGCTGCTCGTCGATCTCCCAGGTTCCATTCCCGGAACTCGACCATCATCCTGAGGTGCCCGGCGAAGCCGGGCCTCGAAGGAG
Coding sequences within:
- the serB gene encoding phosphoserine phosphatase SerB, with translation MPSDTAPFEYVATFIARPEHAASLSEVVDEAADLPGAGRPDWLADGEACDVALPAGENGLNVIRDDLLEMIDGRPVDVVAQPIAGRRKKLLIADMDSTMIGQECIDELADMAGLKPYVAEITERAMRGEIAFEPALRERVGLLKGLPLSVVDTVLAERIKLMPGGPELIRTMKANGAYTALVSGGFTLFTGPVAAQIGFDENRANILNHADGVLTGTVEEPILGQEAKLSALMDLARRLSLSKIETLAVGDGANDLAMIRAAGLGIAYHAKPKVAAEAAARVDHNDLTALLFAQGYRRSDFAA
- a CDS encoding GNAT family N-acetyltransferase, with translation MKPIETSRLRLRRWQDADRAPFAAMCADAEVMEFFPHVLSRAESDALVDRIEAHWDARGYGNYALEERSTGAFVGMTGLFDVFPEAPFAPSVEIGWRLARPFWRMGYAREAAEAVLAAAFAEHDFPEIVSFTAKLNTRSAGLMQRLGMTRNPADDFDHPGIAEGHPLRPHVLYRLKREAFEGR